A genome region from Methylohalobius crimeensis 10Ki includes the following:
- a CDS encoding Ig-like domain-containing protein, translated as MRRWDWLAHGRLLQWVLAAVLVALSGFFLLAVKAEGPPPAGSDLLWIAESGGVVALDGEGEVRIELPTDRPARAVAFDRDRSLVWVLSGDELLTFDLAGQMRSAAVLPAPPGPSAELVVDAPSGTVWLGTAWTLQRFATDGTFQDAFDLPPGARLVGMALDEARSRLWLATRDALFAFAPDGTQTPPIAVSDPGPGRIGAIAFDRFHDALWVAGGGRVQRYDSAGERVFEATAPRRVDHLAADGQGGAWLATPASLHHLDLEGRVDLSLRPPKVPAPVRALVADPGDGTVWLAGPKRLRHYALDGTLLDAPEFAPDRGRRRLLADLARDPGPAVRVVVTAPQGGALTNQNPPPVELTVQGLQVAPERIVLTANTVEVAADCQNLAEAAFLCFPLDELSQGANEIVAAVVNAAGTRFASEAVVFELDSIPPAITIDQPPKGHPTNTTQIELIGTLSEAASLTVNGVPLEVGDDLRFQKTLFLEEGDNRIRLKARDPAGNVGAIERTVVLDTVPPEVPDRARISVTPAGTGQVRVTGDAGSVEPGSEVEITNTRSGKTVTVTAGADGSFSAEIAWESSDPLRLTLQDRAGNASPAVEINGTGSGGETALQGRLMDAHIAPDVPEVPVVGATVGILGSDLETTTDAGGAFTLRGIEGTEAALIVDATSAEPAPDGSAYAGFRTTLTLTPDTLNPLERPIFLPRIDPAGTAIVDPAQTTVVENPNLGVSVTIPPHTAQNPDGTAFSGQLSISEVPTDRTPQQLPDTLQPGLLVTLQPAGTRFSQPVPITFPNIDHLPPGSETDIWSLDETGHFAVTGRGRVSADGRRIETVTGCRPGAA; from the coding sequence ATGAGGCGTTGGGATTGGCTGGCCCATGGTCGTTTGTTGCAGTGGGTTCTGGCGGCGGTGCTGGTCGCTTTGAGCGGGTTCTTCCTGCTCGCGGTGAAGGCCGAAGGCCCGCCGCCGGCGGGATCGGACCTTTTGTGGATCGCCGAATCGGGCGGGGTGGTGGCGCTCGATGGCGAAGGCGAGGTCCGGATCGAGCTTCCCACCGACCGGCCGGCCCGAGCGGTGGCCTTCGATCGCGATCGAAGCCTGGTGTGGGTGCTGTCGGGGGACGAGCTGCTCACTTTCGATCTGGCCGGTCAGATGCGCTCGGCGGCGGTGCTGCCGGCCCCGCCCGGTCCTTCGGCCGAACTGGTAGTGGATGCGCCTTCCGGCACTGTCTGGCTGGGGACGGCCTGGACGCTGCAGCGGTTTGCTACAGATGGAACCTTCCAGGACGCGTTCGATCTTCCCCCCGGCGCGCGCCTTGTCGGGATGGCGCTGGACGAGGCGCGCTCGCGGTTATGGCTGGCCACGCGCGATGCCCTGTTCGCCTTTGCCCCCGACGGCACTCAGACCCCTCCGATCGCCGTGTCGGACCCGGGTCCGGGCCGGATCGGCGCGATCGCCTTCGACCGTTTTCACGACGCCCTCTGGGTCGCCGGCGGTGGGCGCGTGCAGCGTTACGATAGCGCCGGCGAGCGCGTCTTCGAGGCGACTGCCCCGCGCCGGGTCGACCACCTTGCCGCCGACGGCCAGGGCGGCGCTTGGTTGGCGACCCCGGCGTCCCTCCACCACCTCGACCTCGAAGGCCGGGTTGATCTCAGCCTGCGCCCGCCCAAGGTTCCCGCCCCGGTGCGCGCGCTGGTGGCCGACCCGGGCGACGGCACTGTCTGGCTGGCAGGTCCTAAGCGGCTGCGCCACTATGCCCTGGACGGCACTCTGCTGGACGCTCCGGAATTTGCTCCGGACCGCGGCCGCCGGCGTCTTCTGGCCGATCTAGCCCGGGATCCGGGACCGGCCGTTCGCGTGGTCGTCACCGCCCCCCAAGGCGGCGCTCTCACCAACCAAAACCCGCCCCCGGTCGAACTGACCGTGCAAGGGCTTCAAGTCGCGCCCGAGCGCATTGTCCTGACCGCCAACACGGTGGAGGTAGCGGCCGACTGCCAGAATCTCGCCGAAGCCGCCTTCCTATGCTTTCCGCTCGACGAATTGTCCCAGGGCGCCAACGAGATCGTGGCCGCCGTCGTCAACGCCGCCGGCACCCGCTTTGCGTCCGAGGCGGTCGTGTTCGAACTCGATTCCATCCCCCCTGCGATCACGATCGACCAGCCGCCCAAAGGCCACCCCACCAACACAACGCAGATCGAACTGATCGGCACCCTCAGCGAGGCGGCGTCGCTCACGGTCAATGGCGTGCCGCTAGAGGTTGGCGACGATCTTCGCTTTCAGAAGACTCTCTTCCTCGAGGAAGGCGACAACCGGATCCGCCTCAAGGCTCGGGATCCGGCCGGCAACGTCGGGGCGATCGAGCGCACCGTCGTCCTCGACACGGTGCCGCCGGAGGTGCCCGACCGCGCGCGCATCAGCGTGACCCCGGCCGGGACCGGCCAGGTCCGGGTGACCGGCGATGCCGGCAGCGTCGAGCCCGGCAGTGAAGTCGAGATCACCAACACCCGCAGCGGCAAGACCGTGACCGTCACCGCCGGCGCCGACGGGAGTTTTAGCGCCGAAATCGCTTGGGAAAGCTCCGACCCCTTGCGGCTCACCCTGCAAGATCGCGCCGGCAACGCCAGCCCGGCGGTTGAAATAAACGGCACCGGCTCTGGCGGTGAAACCGCTCTCCAGGGGCGTCTCATGGATGCCCATATCGCACCCGATGTGCCTGAAGTCCCGGTCGTGGGGGCGACAGTCGGGATTCTGGGCAGCGATCTTGAAACCACCACCGACGCCGGCGGCGCCTTCACCCTGCGCGGCATCGAGGGCACTGAGGCGGCGTTGATCGTGGATGCCACCTCCGCCGAGCCCGCCCCGGACGGTTCGGCCTATGCCGGTTTTCGTACCACCCTGACCCTGACCCCTGATACACTCAACCCCCTCGAACGGCCGATCTTCCTTCCGCGCATCGATCCGGCCGGCACCGCGATCGTCGATCCGGCCCAGACCACCGTGGTCGAGAATCCCAACCTCGGCGTCTCGGTTACGATTCCGCCCCATACCGCCCAAAACCCCGACGGGACCGCCTTCAGCGGTCAGCTGTCGATCTCCGAGGTGCCGACGGATAGGACGCCCCAGCAACTGCCGGACACCCTGCAGCCGGGCCTTCTGGTCACCCTCCAGCCTGCCGGCACGCGCTTTTCTCAGCCGGTGCCGATCACCTTCCCGAATATCGACCACCTGCCACCCGGCTCCGAGACCGATATCTGGTCGTTGGACGAGACCGGCCACTTCGCCGTGACCGGCCGCGGCCGGGTCAGCGCCGACGGCCGCCGGATCGAGACCGTCACCGGCTGCCGGCCTGGCGCAGCCTAG
- a CDS encoding multicopper oxidase family protein encodes MTDKIDRKRRQLIRIAGVGAAALATSPAFPIVLKKDAFEGEARSATKGFSPDVEIDMVAGITQVPILPGVPTRVWKYEAKVVRGDPGAVVPLPDTYLGPILKYKTGQKVRIRLHNRLPQMHITHWHGMHSPFEVDGHPSYAIQPGETYVYEFEVKNRACTNWYHPHAHGNTGAQAYAGLAGLLIVEDEEEQNLPLPRGEYDLPLVIQDRTFDDNNQLMYNRRGPIAMLGFLGERILVNGKPDFSVDVASRAYRFRILNGSNSRLYKLAWSDGEPVTVIGTDGGLLERPVTRPYLMVGPGERYELWKDFSRSQGREVVLESLEYHGAMPPPYERHWGDVDGMMKAMGMMGGRGGMGMGMRGGMGRMGGMGPMALLARHIPQGSRFTVARFQVTRKAKDNLELPDRLRSLPHYRVEETMNPDDPRPIAIGNRGRQFTLNGRSFEMLEALPIETMPVNTKQLMEIFHAHGEEGMAMAEDTGHGGEGDHEEMAMEESGHQGRGGMMGGGMGGMGMAMMMAMQHPIHLHGEYFQIVKRTSPEAGAMHGGEGYETVKDGFVDEGFQDTVLVMPGERITLIKPFSDYKGLFVYHCHNLEHEDAEMMRNFKVV; translated from the coding sequence ATGACTGACAAAATTGATCGGAAGCGGCGGCAACTCATCAGAATCGCTGGAGTAGGCGCCGCCGCGCTGGCGACCTCGCCGGCTTTCCCCATCGTGCTCAAAAAGGACGCCTTTGAGGGCGAGGCCCGTTCCGCCACGAAGGGCTTCTCACCGGATGTGGAAATCGATATGGTGGCCGGCATTACGCAAGTACCGATTCTTCCGGGGGTCCCCACCCGGGTGTGGAAGTACGAGGCCAAGGTGGTCCGGGGCGATCCGGGAGCGGTGGTGCCTCTGCCCGATACCTACCTGGGTCCAATTCTTAAATACAAAACGGGGCAAAAAGTGCGGATTCGTCTCCATAATCGCCTCCCTCAAATGCACATCACCCATTGGCATGGTATGCATTCGCCCTTCGAGGTGGACGGCCATCCCAGCTACGCTATCCAACCGGGCGAGACCTACGTCTATGAGTTCGAGGTCAAAAACCGTGCCTGCACCAATTGGTACCACCCTCATGCCCATGGGAACACGGGCGCTCAGGCCTATGCCGGTCTGGCCGGATTGCTGATCGTGGAAGACGAGGAAGAGCAAAATCTCCCCTTGCCGCGCGGAGAATACGATTTGCCTCTGGTCATTCAAGATCGGACCTTCGACGATAACAATCAGCTGATGTACAACCGCCGGGGGCCGATTGCCATGCTCGGCTTTTTGGGCGAGCGCATCCTGGTCAACGGCAAGCCCGATTTCAGCGTGGATGTGGCGAGTAGGGCCTATCGCTTCCGCATTCTGAACGGTTCCAATTCCCGTCTCTACAAACTGGCTTGGAGCGATGGCGAGCCGGTGACCGTGATCGGCACCGACGGCGGCCTGCTGGAACGGCCGGTGACCCGTCCTTATCTGATGGTCGGTCCGGGGGAGCGTTACGAGTTGTGGAAAGATTTCAGCCGCTCCCAAGGCCGCGAAGTGGTATTGGAAAGCCTGGAATACCACGGCGCCATGCCGCCTCCTTACGAAAGACACTGGGGCGACGTCGACGGCATGATGAAAGCCATGGGGATGATGGGTGGCCGTGGCGGCATGGGCATGGGAATGCGCGGCGGCATGGGCCGTATGGGGGGTATGGGGCCGATGGCGCTGCTCGCCCGGCATATTCCCCAGGGCAGCCGCTTCACCGTGGCCCGCTTTCAGGTCACCCGCAAAGCCAAGGACAATTTGGAATTGCCCGATCGACTGCGCAGCCTACCCCATTATCGGGTCGAGGAAACGATGAATCCCGACGATCCGCGTCCCATCGCCATCGGCAATCGAGGGCGCCAATTTACCCTCAACGGCAGGTCTTTCGAGATGCTCGAAGCGCTCCCCATCGAAACCATGCCCGTCAACACCAAGCAGTTGATGGAAATCTTCCACGCCCACGGTGAGGAAGGAATGGCCATGGCGGAGGACACCGGGCACGGCGGAGAAGGTGATCATGAAGAGATGGCGATGGAGGAAAGCGGGCACCAAGGCCGCGGCGGGATGATGGGCGGCGGCATGGGGGGTATGGGCATGGCCATGATGATGGCGATGCAGCATCCCATTCATCTTCACGGCGAATACTTCCAGATCGTCAAACGCACGTCTCCGGAAGCCGGCGCCATGCACGGCGGAGAAGGTTACGAAACGGTCAAGGACGGTTTCGTGGACGAGGGATTCCAGGACACGGTGCTGGTGATGCCCGGAGAACGGATTACCTTGATCAAGCCTTTCAGCGATTACAAGGGCTTGTTCGTCTACCACTGCCATAATCTCGAGCACGAAGACGCCGAGATGATGCGGAACTTCAAGGTGGTTTAG